A stretch of the Solanum dulcamara chromosome 6, daSolDulc1.2, whole genome shotgun sequence genome encodes the following:
- the LOC129893196 gene encoding cysteine proteinase 3: MSRFSLLLVLVAVLFAVAGPATMADENPIRQVVENGILQVVGQTRDALSFSRFAIRHRKRYESVDEIKQRFEIFLDNLKMIRSHNSKGLSYKLGVNEFTDLTWDEFRRYKLGASQNCSATTKGNLKFTNDVLPEMKDWREAGIVSPVKDQGKCGSCWTFSTTGALEAAYAQAFGKGISLSEQQLVDCAGAFNNFGCNGGLPSQAFEYIKFNGGLDTEEAYPYTGKNGICKFSQANVGVKVINSVNITLGAEDELKYAVALVRPVSVAFEVIKGFKQYKSGVYTSTECGNTPMDVNHAVLAVGYGVEDGVPYWLIKNSWGADWGDNGYFKMEMGKNMCGIATCASFPVVA; encoded by the exons ATGTCTCGTTTCTCACTCCTATTGGTTCTCGTCGCCGTCCTTTTCGCTGTTGCCGGACCGGCTACCATGGCCGATGAGAATCCGATCAGGCAAGTCGTGGAGAACGGAATTCTCCAAGTCGTTGGCCAGACTCGCGATGCTCTCTCATTTTCTCGCTTTGCTATCAG GCATAGGAAAAGGTACGAGTCCGTTGACGAGATCAAGCAAAGATTTGAGATATTTTTGGACAATCTGAAGATGATTCGATCGCATAACAGCAAAGGACTATCATACAAACTCGGTGTCAACG AGTTTACTGACCTAACATGGGATGAGTTCCGTAGATACAAGTTGGGGGCGTCTCAAAACTGTTCTGCCACCACAAAGGGCAATCTCAAGTTCACTAACGACGTTCTGCCTGAGATG AAAGACTGGAGGGAAGCTGGTATTGTTAGTCCAGTCAAGGACCAGGGCAAGTGCGGATCTTGCTGGACATTCAG CACAACTGGTGCACTAGAGGCAGCATATGCCCAAGCATTTGGGAAGGGAATCTCTCTGTCAGAGCAGCAGCTTGTGgactgtgctggagcttttaaTAACTTTGGCTGCAATGGAGGGCTGCCATCACAAGCCTTTGAGTACATTAAATTCAATGGTGGTCTTGACACTGAAGAAGCATATCCATACACCGGCAAGAATGGCATATGTAAATTCTCACAAGCAAATGTTGGTGTCAAAGTCATTAATTCTGTCAATATTACCCTG GGTGCTGAAGATGAACTGAAATACGCAGTTGCATTGGTTAGGCCTGTTAGTGTTGCGTTTGAGGTGATAAAAGGTTTCAAACAGTACAAGAGTGGAGTTTACACCAGCACTGAATGTGGCAACACTCCCATG GACGTAAACCATGCTGTTCTTGCTGTGGGTTACGGTGTTGAAGATGGCGTTCCCTACTGGCTCATAAAGAACTCATGGGGAGCAGATTGGGGTGACAATGGATACTTCAAAATGGAGATGGGAAAGAACATGTGTGGTATTGCAACTTGCGCATCCTTCCCAGTCGTTGCCTAA